The following coding sequences are from one Carassius auratus strain Wakin chromosome 47, ASM336829v1, whole genome shotgun sequence window:
- the LOC113064826 gene encoding glypican-1-like, which yields MDLTAVALLVSLISVTLSAGEAGAKKRSCADMRQFYTGKGFTLKGVPGTEISGENLSICPNVNTCCTIKMEERLSDLSHNEFEGLVREAGHSIQASLNAMYRTFNTYFLELLNGSERWLEETFVASLGDLYQPNAGVFHDLYADLHRYYDGTSLNLEEVLDDFWMKLLERLLKASDPETASLLSDDFLECASKQTETLHPFGDAPLELKTKLVQAFISVRAFVQGLTVAGEVVQKASQVPLSEECSHAIIKLMYCPHCQGLGSVKPCVNYCKNVMKGCFANQADLDTEWQSLIETMIQVASSFGAEPSMDTVIYSIPVRISEAVLTLQENMEIYTSKVFKACGDSGEEGTPSSISEEPKKKGSTVTALDYKPSPKSAARLEVQVTDVSNKLEEMQNYWIQLPSALCRGRTVSSTSSDNCWNGNTKDRYLQEVVGDGLAYQFDNPEVEIDITMPDRTIRQQIMLLKIMSNRLKNALNGNDVDFQDTSDGFSGSGSGLCADYLCDTPPVIGTKIVRLLENKRVIGSGNQIQPSIILLVLLLATLLLRR from the exons GCGAAAATCTCAGCATCTGCCCAAATGTTAACACCTGCTGCACCATTAAAATGGAGGAGAGACTGTCGGATCTGAGCCACAATGAGTTTGAAGGCCTGGTTAGGGAAGCAGGACACTCCATTCAAGCCTCACTCAATGCCATGTACAGGACCTTCAACA CATATTTTCTGGAACTCTTAAATGGCTCTGAAAGGTGGTTAGAGGAGACCTTTGTAGCCTCTTTGGGGGATTTGTATCAGCCTAATGCGGGAGTATTTCATGACCTTTACGCTGACCTCCATCGATATTACGATGGTACCTCCCTGAACCTCGAAGAGGTCTTGGACGATTTCTGGATGAAGCTACTGGAGCGTCTTCTGAAGGCATCTGACCCTGAGACCGCCTCCTTGCTCTCTGACGACTTCCTGGAGTGTGCCTCCAAGCAGACTGAAACCCTGCATCCATTTGGAGATGCTCCACTGGAGCTGAAGACCAAGCTCGTGCAGGCATTCATCTCTGTTCGGGCATTTGTCCAGGGCCTTACTGTGGCCGGAGAGGTTGTACAGAAGGCATCTCAG GTTCCTTTGAGCGAGGAGTGTAGTCATGCCATTATTAAACTGATGTACTGCCCTCATTGCCAAGGTCTGGGATCAGTCAAACCTTGCGTCAACTACTGCAAGAACGTCATGAAGGGTTGCTTTGCTAATCAGGCTGACCTGGACACTGAGTGGCAGAGCCTTATAG AAACCATGATACAGGTGGCCTCCAGCTTTGGTGCTGAGCCCAGTATGGACACGGTGATCTATTCAATTCCTGTGCGAATCTCAGAGGCTGTTCTCACCCTGCAGGAGAACATGGAGATCTATACCAGCAAG GTTTTCAAGGCCTGTGGGGACAGTGGTGAGGAAGGAACACCGAGTTCAATATCTGAGGAGCCGAAAAAGAAAGGAAGTACAGTTACTGCCCTGGATTACAAACCCAGCCCAAAATCTGCAGCAAGACTGGAGGTGCAG GTCACAGACGTGTCCAATAAACTTGAGGAAATGCAGAATTACTGGATTCAACTCCCTTCGGCTCTGTGCAGAGGTAGAACAGTATCTTCAACCAGCAGTGACAATTGCTGGAACGGCAACACAAAAGACAG ATACCTCCAAGAGGTCGTAGGAGATGGACTGGCCTATCAGTTTGACAACCCAGAGGTAGAGATCGACATCACCATGCCAGACAGGACTATACGTCAACAGATCATGCTGCTGAAGATCATGTCAAATCGCCTGAAAAACGCACTCAATGGCAACGATGTAGATTTCCAAGACACAA GTGATGGTTTCAGTGGTTCAGGAAGCGGCTTGTGTGCGGACTACCTGTGTGATACACCTCCAGTCATTGGGACGAAAATTGTCAGACTCCTTGAAAACAAAAGAGTCATTGGATCCGGGAACCAGATTCAGCCTTCCATCATCTTACTGGTTCTGTTACTCGCGACTCTACTGCTGAGACGATAA